A single region of the Amphiprion ocellaris isolate individual 3 ecotype Okinawa chromosome 4, ASM2253959v1, whole genome shotgun sequence genome encodes:
- the r3hcc1l gene encoding coiled-coil domain-containing protein R3HCC1L has product MEAEQPKEDCTPSQPTHTPPSQSKKPSQPLYVPKQRLHASKDKAQTQGEGKPRPRPRYTDKARKNAKNKKDKAGGGDRGEIQKNDPDVKEEQLQGAEVVVNGQPDSSTVETEGTSQQEAASPQEEKGEEESWDTLFNDDGDCLDPHLLEELAVRDGKKKESIQERRFDYYNMDRDDDDDIDLTDDELSHIVEIYDFPTEFKTEDLLKLFQCYQQRGFDIKWIDDTHALGLFSSPIAAREALRSKNPLMKLRPLSKSSSATKAKARSCSDYLLPAKERPQTSASLARRLVIGALGVKSNLTKEQREAERKKLQEAKEQKRLAAKQREDAWEGK; this is encoded by the exons ATGGAGGCAGAACAGCCTAAAGAAGACTGTACTCCATCCCAGCCAACACATACACCTCCCTCTCAGTCTAAGAAGCCCAGCCAGCCTCTGTATGTCCCCAAACAACGACTGCACGCCTCCAAAGACAAAGCTCAGACTCAGGGAGAAGGTAAACCAAGACCCAGACCTCGCTATACAGACAAGGCACGAAAGAACGCAAAGAACAAGAAGGACaaggctggaggaggagataGAGGTGAGATACAGAAAAATGATCCTGATGTGAAGGAGGAGCAACTACAGGGAGCAGAGGTGGTGGTTAATGGGCAGCCCGACTCATCCACTGTGGAGACAGAGGGTACGTCACAGCAGGAAGCAGCATCTCCTCAGGAAGAAAAGGGGGAAGAGGAAAGCTGGGACACCTTGTTCAATGATGATGGAGACTGTTTGGATCCGCATCTGCTTGAAGAG CTGGCAGTGAGGGATGGTAAGAAGAAGGAATCAATCCAGGAGCGTCGATTTGATTATTACAACATGGACAGGGATGACGATGATGACATTGACCTCACAGACGATGAACTTTCTCATATCGTAGAAATCTATGACTTCCCTACAGAGTTCAAGACAGAAGACCTTCTGAAGTTATTTCAGTGCTACCA ACAGAGAGGCTTTGACATTAAGTGGATTGATGACACACACGCCTTGGGTCTCTTCTCAAGCCCTATAGCAG cCCGTGAAGCTCTAAGATCCAAAAATCCACTGATGAAGTTGCGACCACTCTCCAAATCTTCATCTGCCACAAAGGCCAAAGCCCGCAGCTGCTCAG ACTACCTCCTGCCTGCTAAAGAGAGACCTCAGACGAGTGCATCACTGGCACGAAGACTAGTGATCGGTGCCCTCGGTGTAAAGAGCAACCTCACAAAGGAGCAGCGTgaggcagagaggaagaaacTGCAGGAGGCGAAAG AGCAAAAGCGTCTGGCAGCCAAGCAGAGGGAAGATGCTTGGGAGGGGAAGTGA
- the golga7ba gene encoding golgin A7 family, member Ba, with translation MQGLVPTATDGNMATEFHNLQELRHSASLANKVFIQRDYSEGTTCKFQTKFPSELESRIERTLFEDTVKTLNNYYAEAEKIGGQSYLEGCLACATAYLIFLCMETRYEKVLKKIAKYIQEQNEKIYAPRGLLITDPIERGMRVIEISIYEDRGSSGSSSGSSSVSGSTAR, from the exons ATGCAGGGACTCGTCCCTACGGCCACGGATGGCAACATGGCGACGGAG TTTCATAACCTGCAGGAGTTGAGGCACAGTGCGTCTCTGGCCAACAAAGTGTTCATCCAGAGGGACTACAGCGAAGGGACCACCTGCAAGTTTCAAACCAAGTTCCCCTCCGAGCTGGAGAGCAGA ATTGAGCGGACACTGTTTGAGGACACTGTAAAGACGCTGAACAACTACTACGCAGAGGCCGAAAAGATTGGAGGGCAGTCCTACCTGGAGGGATGTCTGGCCTGTGCTACAGCATACCTCATCTTCCTCTGCATGGAGACGCGTTACGAAAAG GTGTTGAAGAAGATAGCCAAGTACATTCAGGAGCAGAATGAGAAGATCTACGCTCCCAGAGGTCTGCTCATCACAGATCCCATAGAGAGGGGAATGCGTGTT ATAGAGATTTCCATCTATGAGGACCGGGGCTCCAGCGGCTCCAGCTCAGGGAGCAGCTCTGTATCCGGCAGCACTGCTCGATGA
- the crtac1a gene encoding cartilage acidic protein 1a isoform X1, with protein sequence MWGSRLLLLLVTLWHQSHSQNSQPVLQVVTQTMLPPDSVHNPTQLNYGMAVTDVDGDGDLEVVVAGYNGPNLVLKYDRAQNRLVNIAIDDSNSPYYALRDRAGNAIGVTACDVDGDGREEIYFLNTNNAYSGRATYTDKLFKFRNGRFEDLLGDELNVRRGVANRMAGRSVACVDRKGTGRYSIYVANYASGNVGPHALLEMDESASNVAEGVVALSDVAAAAGVNRFTGGRGVVVGPILSQSRSDVFCDNENGPNFLFKNNGDGTFVDMARKAGVEDRYQHGRGVALADFNGDGKTDIVYGNWNGPHRLYLQSSDAKFRNIATGGFATPSPIRTVIAADFDNDKELEVFFNNIAYRGSSPNRLFKVSRRANADPLIQELNVGDAAEPQGRGTGGTVTDLDGDGQLDLLLAHGESAQQPISVFKVTQGSSNNWLRVIPRTQFGAFARGAKVTAFTSQSGAQTRIIDGGSGYLCEMEPVAHFGLGTDQVTVLEVSWPDGTAITRTLQAGEMNSVVEVAYPKQGEMSVLANDTQCGNGFTVKNGRCAALAPFYDGIRSAVSAFEASCFNTILLQCVLVLSALADLR encoded by the exons ATGTGGGGTTCTCgtctgctgctcctcctggTCACGCTGTGGCATCAGTCCCACAGCCAGAACTCTCAGCCAGTGCTCCAGGTTGTTACACAGACAATGCTTCCTCCTGACAGTGTGCACAATCCCACACAGCTCAACTATGGGATGGCTGTGACAGATGTGGATGGTGACGGTGATCTGGAAGTGGTGGTGGCAGG GTACAATGGGCCCAACTTGGTGCTGAAGTACGACCGGGCTCAAAACAGGCTGGTTAATATTGCTATTGATGACAGTAACTCTCCATACTATGCACTGAGGGACCGGGCAGGCAATGCTATTGGAGTTACCGCCTGTGATGTGGATGGAGATGGACGTGAGGAGATCTATTTCCTCAATACCAACAATGCCTACTCTG GACGGGCAACATACACAGACAAGCTGTTCAAGTTTCGCAATGGTCGTTTTGAGGATCTGCTCGGTGACGAGCTCAATGTGCGTCGCGGCGTCGCTAATCGCATGGCAGGACGTTCAGTCGCATGTGTCGACAGAAAG GGAACAGGCCGCTACTCGATCTACGTGGCCAACTACGCCAGTGGCAACGTCGGGCCACACGCTCTTTTAGAAATGGATGAGTCTGCCAGTAACGTCGCAGAGGGCGTCGTCGCTCTGTCTGATGTCGCTGCTGCAGCCGGGGTCAACAGGTTCACAG GAGGTCGCGGTGTGGTTGTCGGACCAATCCTGAGCCAGTCGAGGTCTGACGTGTTCTGTGACAATGAAAACGGGCCCAACTTTCTGTTCAAGAACAACGGAGATGGGACTTTTGTTGACATGGCCAGAAAGGCAG GTGTGGAGGATCGATACCAGCACGGCAGAGGAGTGGCACTAGCTGACTTCAATGGTGATGGAAAGACAGACATTGTCTATGGCAACTGGAACGGCCCACACAGACTTTACCTGCAGAGCAGCGACGCCAAGTTCCGG aatATTGCTACTGGAGGATTTGCTACACCATCACCTATTCGCACCGTCATCGCTGCCGACTTTGATAATGACAAGGAGCTGGAGGTGTTCTTTAACAACATTGCCTACAGAGGATCCTCCCCTAACAGGCTCTTCAA ggTGTCGAGGCGAGCTAATGCAGACCCTTTGATACAGGAGCTTAATGTGGGAGATGCTGCAGAGCCACAGGGGAGAGGAACAG GTGGCACTGTGACAGACTTGGACGGCGACGGACAGCTGGACCTGCTGCTGGCACATGGAGAGAGCGCTCAGCAGCCAATCTCTGTCTTCAAAGTCACACAG GGCTCGTCCAATAACTGGCTGCGGGTGATTCCTCGCACCCAGTTTGGTGCTTTTGCTCGGGGTGCCAAGGTAACGGCCTTCACCAGTCAGAGTGGAGCTCAGACACGCATCATTGACGGAGGTTCAGGCTACCTGTGTGAGATGGAGCCGGTTGCCCACTTTGGTTTAG GAACTGACCAGGTGACGGTGCTGGAGGTCTCTTGGCCAGACGGCACGGCCATCACTCGAACTCTTCAGGCCGGTGAGATGAACTCGGTGGTGGAAGTCGCTTATCCTAAACAAGGGGAAATGTCTGTGCTTGCCAATGACACGCAG TGTGGGAATGGCTTCACTGTCAAGAATGGCCGCTGCGCAG CGTTGGCTCCATTTTACGACGGCATTCGTTCTGCAGTCTCCGCGTTTGAAGCCTCCTGTTTTAACACTATTTTACTGCAGTGTGTGTTGGTGCTGTCTGCACTGGCAGATCTGAGGTGA
- the crtac1a gene encoding cartilage acidic protein 1a isoform X2 codes for MWGSRLLLLLVTLWHQSHSQNSQPVLQVVTQTMLPPDSVHNPTQLNYGMAVTDVDGDGDLEVVVAGYNGPNLVLKYDRAQNRLVNIAIDDSNSPYYALRDRAGNAIGVTACDVDGDGREEIYFLNTNNAYSGRATYTDKLFKFRNGRFEDLLGDELNVRRGVANRMAGRSVACVDRKGTGRYSIYVANYASGNVGPHALLEMDESASNVAEGVVALSDVAAAAGVNRFTGGRGVVVGPILSQSRSDVFCDNENGPNFLFKNNGDGTFVDMARKAGVEDRYQHGRGVALADFNGDGKTDIVYGNWNGPHRLYLQSSDAKFRNIATGGFATPSPIRTVIAADFDNDKELEVFFNNIAYRGSSPNRLFKVSRRANADPLIQELNVGDAAEPQGRGTGGTVTDLDGDGQLDLLLAHGESAQQPISVFKVTQGSSNNWLRVIPRTQFGAFARGAKVTAFTSQSGAQTRIIDGGSGYLCEMEPVAHFGLGTDQVTVLEVSWPDGTAITRTLQAGEMNSVVEVAYPKQGEMSVLANDTQCGNGFTVKNGRCAGL; via the exons ATGTGGGGTTCTCgtctgctgctcctcctggTCACGCTGTGGCATCAGTCCCACAGCCAGAACTCTCAGCCAGTGCTCCAGGTTGTTACACAGACAATGCTTCCTCCTGACAGTGTGCACAATCCCACACAGCTCAACTATGGGATGGCTGTGACAGATGTGGATGGTGACGGTGATCTGGAAGTGGTGGTGGCAGG GTACAATGGGCCCAACTTGGTGCTGAAGTACGACCGGGCTCAAAACAGGCTGGTTAATATTGCTATTGATGACAGTAACTCTCCATACTATGCACTGAGGGACCGGGCAGGCAATGCTATTGGAGTTACCGCCTGTGATGTGGATGGAGATGGACGTGAGGAGATCTATTTCCTCAATACCAACAATGCCTACTCTG GACGGGCAACATACACAGACAAGCTGTTCAAGTTTCGCAATGGTCGTTTTGAGGATCTGCTCGGTGACGAGCTCAATGTGCGTCGCGGCGTCGCTAATCGCATGGCAGGACGTTCAGTCGCATGTGTCGACAGAAAG GGAACAGGCCGCTACTCGATCTACGTGGCCAACTACGCCAGTGGCAACGTCGGGCCACACGCTCTTTTAGAAATGGATGAGTCTGCCAGTAACGTCGCAGAGGGCGTCGTCGCTCTGTCTGATGTCGCTGCTGCAGCCGGGGTCAACAGGTTCACAG GAGGTCGCGGTGTGGTTGTCGGACCAATCCTGAGCCAGTCGAGGTCTGACGTGTTCTGTGACAATGAAAACGGGCCCAACTTTCTGTTCAAGAACAACGGAGATGGGACTTTTGTTGACATGGCCAGAAAGGCAG GTGTGGAGGATCGATACCAGCACGGCAGAGGAGTGGCACTAGCTGACTTCAATGGTGATGGAAAGACAGACATTGTCTATGGCAACTGGAACGGCCCACACAGACTTTACCTGCAGAGCAGCGACGCCAAGTTCCGG aatATTGCTACTGGAGGATTTGCTACACCATCACCTATTCGCACCGTCATCGCTGCCGACTTTGATAATGACAAGGAGCTGGAGGTGTTCTTTAACAACATTGCCTACAGAGGATCCTCCCCTAACAGGCTCTTCAA ggTGTCGAGGCGAGCTAATGCAGACCCTTTGATACAGGAGCTTAATGTGGGAGATGCTGCAGAGCCACAGGGGAGAGGAACAG GTGGCACTGTGACAGACTTGGACGGCGACGGACAGCTGGACCTGCTGCTGGCACATGGAGAGAGCGCTCAGCAGCCAATCTCTGTCTTCAAAGTCACACAG GGCTCGTCCAATAACTGGCTGCGGGTGATTCCTCGCACCCAGTTTGGTGCTTTTGCTCGGGGTGCCAAGGTAACGGCCTTCACCAGTCAGAGTGGAGCTCAGACACGCATCATTGACGGAGGTTCAGGCTACCTGTGTGAGATGGAGCCGGTTGCCCACTTTGGTTTAG GAACTGACCAGGTGACGGTGCTGGAGGTCTCTTGGCCAGACGGCACGGCCATCACTCGAACTCTTCAGGCCGGTGAGATGAACTCGGTGGTGGAAGTCGCTTATCCTAAACAAGGGGAAATGTCTGTGCTTGCCAATGACACGCAG TGTGGGAATGGCTTCACTGTCAAGAATGGCCGCTGCGCAG GTCTGTGA